The proteins below come from a single Acanthopagrus latus isolate v.2019 chromosome 4, fAcaLat1.1, whole genome shotgun sequence genomic window:
- the zgc:162297 gene encoding uncharacterized protein F13E9.13, mitochondrial isoform X1 encodes MSFLKLFGRLKSVVIGMIHVKALPGTPLGCMNMSQITEEACKEAAIYRDAGIDAVIIENMHDIPYSLSVGPEVVACMTAVCTAVRGVCPSLPLGVQILSSANQQALAVALASGLDFIRAEGFVFSHVADEGLLNACAGDLLRYRKLIGADHVRIFTDIKKKHSSHALTSDVSIEETARAAEFFLSDGVIITGAATGVQADQQELRDVLQSVRIPVLIGSGVTCDNIEGYIDANAMIIGSHFKKGGHWANAVDPERVKRFMAKRCDLVK; translated from the exons gCACCCCCCTGGGTTGTATGAACATGTCCCAAATCACTGAAGAAGCGTGCAAGGAGGCAGCGATCTACCGCGACGCAGGGATT GATGCTGTGATCATTGAGAACATGCATGATATCCCCTACTCCCTCTCTGTGGGCCCTGAGGTGGTTGCCTGTATGACGGCAGTATGCACCGCCGTGAGAGGAGTCTGTCCATCACTGCCGCTTGGGGTGCAGATACTGTCTTCAGCTAACCAGCAGGCACTGGCTGTAGCTCTGGCTTCAG GTCTGGATTTCATTCGGGCTGAGGGTTTTGTCTTCTCTCATGTGGCTGATGAGGGCCTCCTGAATGCCTGCGCCGGCGACTTACTCAGATATCGCAAACTGATCGGGGCTGACCATGTGCGGATATTCACCGACATCAAAAAGAAGCACAG ctcCCATGCACTGACATCAGACGTGAGCATCGAAGAGACGGCGCGTGCAGCagagtttttcctctctgacgGAGTCATCATCACAGGAGCGGCAACGGGAGTGCAGGCTGACCAGCAGGAGCTCAGAG aCGTTCTGCAATCTGTGAGAATCCCAGTGCTTATAGGTTCTGGAGTGACCTGTGACAACATTGAGGGCTACATTGATGCAAATGCGATGATCATCGGTTCTCATTTCAAGAAGGGTGGCCACTGGGCCAACGCCGTTGACCCGGAGCGAGTGAAGAGGTTCATGGCGAAGAGATGTGACCTTGTAAAATGA
- the zgc:162297 gene encoding uncharacterized protein F13E9.13, mitochondrial isoform X2: MNMSQITEEACKEAAIYRDAGIDAVIIENMHDIPYSLSVGPEVVACMTAVCTAVRGVCPSLPLGVQILSSANQQALAVALASGLDFIRAEGFVFSHVADEGLLNACAGDLLRYRKLIGADHVRIFTDIKKKHSSHALTSDVSIEETARAAEFFLSDGVIITGAATGVQADQQELRDVLQSVRIPVLIGSGVTCDNIEGYIDANAMIIGSHFKKGGHWANAVDPERVKRFMAKRCDLVK; the protein is encoded by the exons ATGAACATGTCCCAAATCACTGAAGAAGCGTGCAAGGAGGCAGCGATCTACCGCGACGCAGGGATT GATGCTGTGATCATTGAGAACATGCATGATATCCCCTACTCCCTCTCTGTGGGCCCTGAGGTGGTTGCCTGTATGACGGCAGTATGCACCGCCGTGAGAGGAGTCTGTCCATCACTGCCGCTTGGGGTGCAGATACTGTCTTCAGCTAACCAGCAGGCACTGGCTGTAGCTCTGGCTTCAG GTCTGGATTTCATTCGGGCTGAGGGTTTTGTCTTCTCTCATGTGGCTGATGAGGGCCTCCTGAATGCCTGCGCCGGCGACTTACTCAGATATCGCAAACTGATCGGGGCTGACCATGTGCGGATATTCACCGACATCAAAAAGAAGCACAG ctcCCATGCACTGACATCAGACGTGAGCATCGAAGAGACGGCGCGTGCAGCagagtttttcctctctgacgGAGTCATCATCACAGGAGCGGCAACGGGAGTGCAGGCTGACCAGCAGGAGCTCAGAG aCGTTCTGCAATCTGTGAGAATCCCAGTGCTTATAGGTTCTGGAGTGACCTGTGACAACATTGAGGGCTACATTGATGCAAATGCGATGATCATCGGTTCTCATTTCAAGAAGGGTGGCCACTGGGCCAACGCCGTTGACCCGGAGCGAGTGAAGAGGTTCATGGCGAAGAGATGTGACCTTGTAAAATGA